From one Montipora capricornis isolate CH-2021 chromosome 10, ASM3666992v2, whole genome shotgun sequence genomic stretch:
- the LOC138021487 gene encoding adrenocorticotropic hormone receptor-like: MNEANEMSHDHDHEHGAGIISSATVAIVGGIFSLTFSSATILTNIVLLVTLFSDPYNYFRSRSTTYFVASLSLSDFLSGLFVQPLYSACMLCIGSGHEEPKLCDILLIFSHVTTKISIFTAVALSLDRYLAVKLSWRYKNLVTIRKVIVCSIFIWLFSVMFEVSHSVVESENIFHLVDLHLQTTVPLVLLSCVYAAAYIEFRRYSRNVVFGQALPGGTSRTFVQNIRLEKKIVWTVVIINVVIFISFSPYLIAKNLENGCLKEKSSECSGMGFETLKTLSVPMLCISSALNPFLYAWRIPQYRQALIAVKNRACFSCER, encoded by the coding sequence ATGAACGAAGCAAATGAAATGTCTCACGACCATGATCATGAACATGGAGCGGGAATAATCTCATCAGCAACAGTCGCCATTGTGGGAGGAATTTTCAGCTTGACATTTTCTTCAGCTACGATTTTAACGAACATCGTTCTTTTAGTTACACTCTTCAGTGATCCCTACAATTATTTTCGATCTCGCAGTACCACATATTTCGTGGCAAGTCTGTCTTTGAGCGATTTTCTTTCAGGCTTGTTTGTACAGCCTTTGTATTCGGCTTGTATGCTTTGCATTGGATCTGGACATGAGGAGCCCAAACTTTGTgatattttgcttattttctcACATGTAACTACTAAGATCTCAATCTTTACAGCTGTTGCTTTATCATTGGATAGGTATCTAGCTGTGAAGCTTTCGTGGCGATACAAAAACCTTGTAACAATCCGAAAGGTCATTGTTTGTAGCATTTTCATCTGGCTGTTCTCTGTGATGTTTGAAGTATCACATTCTGTTGTTGAATCCgaaaacattttccatttggttgATCTTCACCTTCAAACCACGGTCCCATTAGTTCTTTTGAGTTGCGTTTATGCTGCCGCTTACATTGAATTTCGTCGCTACTCAAGAAACGTCGTTTTTGGACAGGCCCTTCCAGGTGGAACATCTCGTACGTTTGTTCAGAACATTCGACTCGAAAAGAAGATAGTTTGGACAGTCGTAATAATCAATGTTGTGATATTTATATCTTTTTCGCCGTATTTAATCgcaaaaaatttggaaaatggCTGTTTAAAAGAGAAAAGCAGTGAATGTAGTGGGATGGGTTTTGAAACCTTGAAAACTCTTTCAGTACCAATGTTGTGTATAAGCTCTGCGCTAAACCCATTCCTTTACGCTTGGAGAATACCACAATACAGGCAAGCCCTAATTGCGGTTAAAAACAGGGCATGTTTTTCGTGTGAAAGATAA
- the LOC138021808 gene encoding uncharacterized protein, giving the protein MSRKAAKKLTWTEQMNKDVLDCKRRGMEMTSSGNPLRNENGRKRGYIEVMKRLWDEMGYEMLGIKAQNLRDQAARLEGLQESSEDIALQESRATNDLGNTRPPTRITISDDENNQNFQRQESQNANFPPNDSLDLHTNPPLVSGEHQDIERDETIDENPFAEVPGSLPEFSTVDTPETIVWGQSEGKVITVSSSEIINAYNEITSWRKNIFLVPYGKIGREFIDQITKHINDWNNSTEGHHIALKAAFVLLALVLQKPSQKSKARDHQECLAKRLALWKDGKIAELLREGRSVQKRLVRSHQKKDPPHKAKIFTKLVMEGQINSALRYLTDDGCGGVLSLNDDVMKQLHKKHPKAQPAKLGSLLFGPVDEVHESVYNEITGEMIREAALRTKGAGGPSNVDANGFQRILASKSFKKSASNLCDALATLTRRLCTEYIDPATIEPILASRLIPLDKGNGEVRPIGVGEVIRRIIGKCVTKVVKQDILESSGSLQVCAGHKSGSEVAVHAMNSLFQHEETDAVLLVDASNAFNSLNRAAALHNIRIVCPAVAIFAINTYRASARIFVTGGKELVSAEGTTQGDPLAMCLYALSLQPLISRLRAVSQVKQCWFADDATGCGSIQNIKVWWDELTVAGPDLGYYPNAGKCWLVTKPDKEETARSIFEDTAINITTEGRKHLGAALGSRSYLEQYVNGKVEEWVGQVTKLAEFALSQPQTCYAAFTYGLKHRWTYFLRTLPDLEDLLAPLERAIADVLIPSITGHYCTQGERELLALPVRMGGMGLTNPSQEAASEYVASAKISGPLAQRIKSQVHEPPDESEIQAAQREMSQVKNRYLKEKLDQVKGSVSGKTLRAVDLATQKGASSWLTVVPIRDMNFDLNKSEFRDAVKLRYDWDVPDMPSVCVCGDHFNVDHAVICKRGGFVIQRHNELRDLQAEMLRMVCNGVETEPVLQDITGEELNRKANTAPDARLDIVARGFWERQRSAYFDVRICHPNADSYRDMDLNQIYRQHETEKKRQYANRVLEVEQATFTPLVFSTTGGMAPECKRYHSRLAELLATKKGESYATTMSWIRARVSFALLRSALLCLRGSRAKRRIHLELPDIDFDIERGHANIR; this is encoded by the coding sequence ATGTCtagaaaagcagcaaaaaaGTTAACATGGACGGAGCAAATGAACAAAGATGTTTTGGATTGCAAGAGACGGGGCATGGAAATGACATCTTCAGGAAACCCACTGCGAAACGAGAACGGTAGAAAGAGAGGATACATTGAGGTGATGAAACGATTATGGGACGAAATGGGCTATGAAATGCTTGGTATAAAGGCCCAAAATTTGAGGGATCAGGCTGCAAGACTCGAAGGATTGCAAGAAAGTTCTGAGGACATTGCTTTACAGGAGTCGAGAGCGACAAATGACCTAGGGAATACTCGGCCGCCAACAAGAATTACAATTTCAGATGATGAAAATAATCAAAATTTCCAAAGGCAAGAAAGCCAAAATGCTAATTTCCCGCCAAATGATAGCTTGGATTTGCATACTAATCCACCTCTTGTCTCCGGGGAACATCAAGACATAGAGCGTGACGAAACGATTGATGAGAACCCATTCGCGGAGGTGCCAGGCTCCTTGCCGGAATTTTCAACTGTGGATACGCCGGAAACAATTGTTTGGGGTCAATCGGAAGGAAAAGTGATAACAGTTAGCTCCTCAGAAATCATCAATGCATACAATGAGATAACTTCGtggcgcaaaaatatcttctTAGTCCCGTACGGAAAAATTGGGAGAGAATTTATTGATCAAATTACAAAGCACATCAATGACTGGAACAATAGCACAGAAGGTCATCATATAGCTTTAAAAGCGGCCTTTGTTCTTCTGGCTTTAGTGCTTCAAAAACCAAGTCAAAAGTCTAAGGCAAGGGATCATCAAGAATGCTTAGCGAAGAGGTTGGCTCTGTGGAAAGATGGTAAAATAGCTGAGCTGTTACGAGAGGGGCGATCTGTCCAAAAACGCCTAGTTAGATCTCACCAGAAAAAAGATCCTCCAcataaagcaaaaatatttacGAAACTCGTTATGGAAGGTCAGATAAACTCCGCCCTACGGTACCTAACCGATGATGGCTGTGGAGGTGTATTGTCTCTGAATGATGACGTTATGAAGCAACTGCATAAGAAGCACCCAAAAGCGCAACCAGCAAAGCTAGGATCGTTGCTTTTTGGCCCAGTTGATGAGGTTCACGAGTCAGTTTATAATGAGATAACTGGCGAGATGATTAGAGAAGCAGCActaagaacaaaaggagctgGAGGTCCCTCGAATGTGGACGCAAATGGCTTTCAAAGGATTCTTGCTAGCAAATCATTCAAGAAGTCTGCCTCTAATTTGTGCGATGCTCTTGCAACTCTGACTCGCCGATTGTGCACAGAGTACATTGATCCCGCGACTATTGAACCGATTCTAGCGAGTCGTCTTATCCCATTGGATAAGGGTAACGGTGAAGTCCGGCCAATAGGTGTGGGGGAAGTAATcagaagaattattggaaagtgCGTGACAAAGGTTGTGAAACAAGATATTCTAGAGTCGAGTGGCTCGCTTCAGGTTTGCGCTGGACACAAATCCGGGAGTGAGGTTGCAGTCCACGCAATGAACAGCTTATTCCAGCACGAGGAAACCGATGCAGTGCTCCTAGTGGATGCGTCAAATGCATTCAACTCACTAAATCGAGCTGCCGCCCTTCACAATATCAGGATTGTTTGCCCAGCGGTAGCTATATTTGCAATCAATACCTATCGAGCATCAGCGCGAATATTTGTAACGGGGGGTAAAGAGCTTGTTTCTGCGGAGGGTACAACGCAAGGCGATCCCTTAGCTATGTGCTTGTATGCCCTCAGTCTACAGCCGCTGATCTCTCGTCTACGGGCAGTTAGTCAAGTCAAACAATGCTGGTTTGCAGATGATGCGACTGGGTGTGGATCAATACAGAACATCAAGGTGTGGTGGGATGAGTTGACAGTGGCCGGACCGGACTTAGGATACTATCCTAATGCTGGAAAATGCTGGCTTGTTACAAAGCCTGATAAGGAGGAGACCGCTAGGAGCATCTTTGAAGATACGGCAATCAACATCACCACAGAAGGTCGGAAGCACCTGGGTGCAGCGCTGGGCTCCAGATCCTATCTTGAACAGTACGTTAACGGTAAAGTTGAGGAATGGGTGGGACAGGTGACAAAATTGGCAGAGTTTGCTTTGTCGCAGCCCCAGACTTGCTACGCGGCGTTCACTTATGGATTAAAACATCGCTGGACGTACTTTCTGAGGACCCTGCCTGATTTAGAAGATCTACTAGCACCTCTAGAGCGCGCAATAGCTGATGTCCTCATACCGTCCATCACAGGGCACTATTGTACACAAGGTGAACGGGAGCTGCTGGCCCTGCCGGTGAGAATGGGAGGTATGGGCCTAACAAATCCAAGTCAAGAAGCAGCTTCAGAGTATGTAGCATCTGCTAAGATCTCTGGACCATTAGcccaacgaataaaatcacagGTGCACGAGCCACCAGACGAAAGTGAAATACAGGCTGCGCAACGAGAGATGTCCCAAGTGAAGAATCGATATCTGAAAGAGAAACTTGATCAGGTGAAGGGCTCCGTTTCTGGAAAAACTCTGAGAGCTGTGGACCTTGCAACTCAGAAAGGTGCTTCTAGTTGGCTTACTGTTGTGCCAATTAGAGATATGAACTTTGACCTAAATAAGAGTGAATTTCGAGATGCGGTGAAACTGAGATATGACTGGGACGTACCTGATATGCCCTCTGTTTGTGTTTGCGGGGACCACTTTAATGTGGATCACGCTGTGATATGCAAAAGGGGCGGTTTTGTCATCCAACGCCATAATGAACTGAGGGATCTGCAGGCGGAAATGCTTCGCATGGTGTGCAATGGCGTTGAAACTGAACCAGTTTTACAAGACATCACAGGAGAAGAGCTGAATAGGAAGGCCAACACCGCACCAGATGCGCGACTGGATATTGTAGCAAGGGGATTCTGGGAAAGGCAGAGGTCCGCTTACTTCGATGTAAGAATTTGCCACCCAAATGCAGACTCTTACAGGGATATGGATCTAAACCAGATTTACAGGCAACATGAAACTGAGAAGAAGCGCCAGTACGCTAACCGAGTTCTAGAAGTGGAGCAAGCTACATTCACGCCATTAGTTTTTAGTACGACAGGTGGAATGGCGCCAGAATGTAAGCGATACCACAGCAGGCTTGCTGAATTACTTGCTACAAAGAAGGGGGAAAGCTACGCCACTACCATGTCCTGGATTAGGGCTAGGGTGTCTTTTGCGTTGCTGAGATCAGCATTACTATGCTTGAGAGGTTCGCGAGCGAAGAGGAGGATCCATCTAGAATTGCCGGACATTGACTTTGACATCGAGAGAGGACATGCAAATATTCGTTGA